From Lagopus muta isolate bLagMut1 chromosome 15, bLagMut1 primary, whole genome shotgun sequence, the proteins below share one genomic window:
- the SLC29A4 gene encoding equilibrative nucleoside transporter 4 isoform X4 produces MGSVGTEHLKELSPMGTPEGNVVMSFSFDSYQLEEDELQRGSQAKGVLTFMEPVSEDPEPQDRYHGIYFAMLLAGVGFLLPYNSFITDVDYLHHKYPGTSIVFDMSLTYILVALVAVILNNALVELLSLHTRISVGYLFALGPLLFVSICDVWLELFTRRQAYAINLVAVGVVAFGCTVQQSSFYGYTGLLPKRYTQGVMTGESTAGVIISLSRIFTKLLLSDEKENTVIFFFISIGMELTCFILHLLVKRTRFVRYYTSCPRKGRPEPRRASDHGTGYRVHHDVTAEDIRFEDRPQGQLASPHGSPGPEAELAGSGTYMRFDVPTPKIKRSWPSFRAMLLHRYVVSRLIWAYMLSIAMTYFITLCLFPGLESEIHNCTLGEWLPILIMAIFNLSDFVGKILAALPYDWRGTHLLVYSCLRVVFIPLFIMCVYPNGQPAFGHPAWPCVFSLLMGITNGYFGSVPMILAAGKVSPEQRELAGRAAPSMGCHAGQPRRVTPSVPLCREHHDRVLHDGLDAGLSRGLFCLQPHQYVPQ; encoded by the exons ATGGGATCAGTGGGAACAGAGCACCTCAAGGAGCTGAGCCCCATGGGGACACCTGAAGGCAACGTGGTGATGAGCTTCAGCTTCGACAGCTACCAGCTGGAGGAGGACGAGCTGCAGCGGGGCAGCCAGGCCAAGGGCGTGCTCACCTTCATGGAGCCAG TTTCTGAAGACCCCGAGCCACAGGACCGATACCACGGGATCTACTTTGCCATGCTGCTGGCTGGCGTTGGATTTCTCCTTCCATACAACAGCTTCATCACGGATGTGGACTACCTGCACCACAAATACCCAG ggACCTCCATAGTCTTTGACATGAGCCTCACCTACATCCTGGTGGCCTTGGTGGCCGTCATCCTCAACAACGCGCTGGTGGAGCTGCTGAGCCTGCACACCCGCATCTCCGTGG GCTACCTCTTTGCCCTGGGCCCCCTGCTCTTCGTCAGTATCTGTGACGTCTGGCTGGAGCTCTTCACCCGACGGCAAGCCTACGCCATCAACCTGGTGGCTGTTGGGGTGGTGGCCTTTGGCTGCACAG TGCAGCAATCCAGCTTCTATGGCTacacagggctgctgcccaAGCGCTACACGCAGGGGGTGATGACAGGAGAGA GCACCGCCGGGGTCATCATCTCACTCAGCCGCATCTTCACCAAGCTGCTGCTGTCGGATGAGAAGGAGAACACCGTCATCTTCTTCTTCATCTCCATCGGCATGGAGCTGACGTGCTTCATCCTTCACCTCCTGGTGAAGCGCACTCGCTTTGTCCGCTATTACACCTCCTGTCCCCGCAAGGGCCGCCCCGAGCCCCGCAGGGCCAGCGACCACGGGACGGGCTACCGCGTCCACCACGACGTCACTGCCGAGGACATCAGATTT GAGGACCGGCCGCAGGGACAGCTGGCATCTCCCCATGGCAGCCCGGGCCCTGAAGCTGAGCTGGCCGGCAGCGGTACCTACATGCGTTTTGATGTGCCCACACCCAAAATCAAGAGGAGCTGGCCCAGCTTCAGAG CCATGCTGCTCCACCGCTACGTCGTGTCGCGGCTCATCTGGGCCTACATGCTGTCCATCGCCATGACCTACTTCATCACACTGTGCCTCTTCCCCGGGCTGGAGTCGGAGATCCACAACTGCACGCTGGGGGAATGGCTGCCCATCCTCATCATGGCCATCTTCAACCTCTCCGACTTCGTTGGCAAG aTCCTGGCTGCCCTGCCTTACGACTGGAGAGGAACGCACCTCCTCGTCTACTCCTGCCTCCGCGTCGTCTTCATCCCCCTCTTCATCATGTGCGTCTACCCCAACGGTCAGCCCGCCTTCGGCCACCCTGCCTGGCCCTGCGTCTTCTCCCTCCTCATGGGCATCACCAACGGCTACTTTGGCAGCGTCCCCATGATCCTGGCTGCTGGCAAAGTGAGCCCCGAGCAACGGGAGCTGGCAGGTAGGGCTGCACCATCCATGGGCTGCCATGCGGGGCAGCCACGCAGGGTGACACCCTCTGTCCCTCTCTGCAGGGAACACCATGACCGTGTCCTACATGACGGGCTTGACGCTGGGCTCAGCCGTGGCTTATTTTGCCTACAGCCTCACCAGTACGTCCCACAGTAG
- the SLC29A4 gene encoding equilibrative nucleoside transporter 4 isoform X1: MNPQDGKPFFCQNKIITVIKSSPVEAPPFGKDPFPDYNHHHLIPNGSILCSFPHSAPTRRGDRPRPSSLPSTMGSVGTEHLKELSPMGTPEGNVVMSFSFDSYQLEEDELQRGSQAKGVLTFMEPVSEDPEPQDRYHGIYFAMLLAGVGFLLPYNSFITDVDYLHHKYPGTSIVFDMSLTYILVALVAVILNNALVELLSLHTRISVGYLFALGPLLFVSICDVWLELFTRRQAYAINLVAVGVVAFGCTVQQSSFYGYTGLLPKRYTQGVMTGESTAGVIISLSRIFTKLLLSDEKENTVIFFFISIGMELTCFILHLLVKRTRFVRYYTSCPRKGRPEPRRASDHGTGYRVHHDVTAEDIRFEDRPQGQLASPHGSPGPEAELAGSGTYMRFDVPTPKIKRSWPSFRAMLLHRYVVSRLIWAYMLSIAMTYFITLCLFPGLESEIHNCTLGEWLPILIMAIFNLSDFVGKILAALPYDWRGTHLLVYSCLRVVFIPLFIMCVYPNGQPAFGHPAWPCVFSLLMGITNGYFGSVPMILAAGKVSPEQRELAGRAAPSMGCHAGQPRRVTPSVPLCREHHDRVLHDGLDAGLSRGLFCLQPHQYVPQ; the protein is encoded by the exons ATGAATCCCCAAGATGGGAAGCCTTTTTTTTGCCAGAACAAAATAATCACGGTGATAAAATCATCCCCCGTGGAAGCGCCTCCTTTTGGCAAGGACCCTTTTCCCGATTATAATCATCATCATCTCATCCCCAATGGAAGCATCCTCTGCTCTTTCCCGCACTCTGCGCCCACCCGGAGAGGTGACAGGCCCCGGCCCTCCTCCCT ACCGTCCACGATGGGATCAGTGGGAACAGAGCACCTCAAGGAGCTGAGCCCCATGGGGACACCTGAAGGCAACGTGGTGATGAGCTTCAGCTTCGACAGCTACCAGCTGGAGGAGGACGAGCTGCAGCGGGGCAGCCAGGCCAAGGGCGTGCTCACCTTCATGGAGCCAG TTTCTGAAGACCCCGAGCCACAGGACCGATACCACGGGATCTACTTTGCCATGCTGCTGGCTGGCGTTGGATTTCTCCTTCCATACAACAGCTTCATCACGGATGTGGACTACCTGCACCACAAATACCCAG ggACCTCCATAGTCTTTGACATGAGCCTCACCTACATCCTGGTGGCCTTGGTGGCCGTCATCCTCAACAACGCGCTGGTGGAGCTGCTGAGCCTGCACACCCGCATCTCCGTGG GCTACCTCTTTGCCCTGGGCCCCCTGCTCTTCGTCAGTATCTGTGACGTCTGGCTGGAGCTCTTCACCCGACGGCAAGCCTACGCCATCAACCTGGTGGCTGTTGGGGTGGTGGCCTTTGGCTGCACAG TGCAGCAATCCAGCTTCTATGGCTacacagggctgctgcccaAGCGCTACACGCAGGGGGTGATGACAGGAGAGA GCACCGCCGGGGTCATCATCTCACTCAGCCGCATCTTCACCAAGCTGCTGCTGTCGGATGAGAAGGAGAACACCGTCATCTTCTTCTTCATCTCCATCGGCATGGAGCTGACGTGCTTCATCCTTCACCTCCTGGTGAAGCGCACTCGCTTTGTCCGCTATTACACCTCCTGTCCCCGCAAGGGCCGCCCCGAGCCCCGCAGGGCCAGCGACCACGGGACGGGCTACCGCGTCCACCACGACGTCACTGCCGAGGACATCAGATTT GAGGACCGGCCGCAGGGACAGCTGGCATCTCCCCATGGCAGCCCGGGCCCTGAAGCTGAGCTGGCCGGCAGCGGTACCTACATGCGTTTTGATGTGCCCACACCCAAAATCAAGAGGAGCTGGCCCAGCTTCAGAG CCATGCTGCTCCACCGCTACGTCGTGTCGCGGCTCATCTGGGCCTACATGCTGTCCATCGCCATGACCTACTTCATCACACTGTGCCTCTTCCCCGGGCTGGAGTCGGAGATCCACAACTGCACGCTGGGGGAATGGCTGCCCATCCTCATCATGGCCATCTTCAACCTCTCCGACTTCGTTGGCAAG aTCCTGGCTGCCCTGCCTTACGACTGGAGAGGAACGCACCTCCTCGTCTACTCCTGCCTCCGCGTCGTCTTCATCCCCCTCTTCATCATGTGCGTCTACCCCAACGGTCAGCCCGCCTTCGGCCACCCTGCCTGGCCCTGCGTCTTCTCCCTCCTCATGGGCATCACCAACGGCTACTTTGGCAGCGTCCCCATGATCCTGGCTGCTGGCAAAGTGAGCCCCGAGCAACGGGAGCTGGCAGGTAGGGCTGCACCATCCATGGGCTGCCATGCGGGGCAGCCACGCAGGGTGACACCCTCTGTCCCTCTCTGCAGGGAACACCATGACCGTGTCCTACATGACGGGCTTGACGCTGGGCTCAGCCGTGGCTTATTTTGCCTACAGCCTCACCAGTACGTCCCACAGTAG
- the SLC29A4 gene encoding equilibrative nucleoside transporter 4 isoform X3, whose amino-acid sequence MNPQDGKPFFCQNKIITVIKSSPVEAPPFGKDPFPDYNHHHLIPNGSILCSFPHSAPTRRGDRPRPSSLPSTMGSVGTEHLKELSPMGTPEGNVVMSFSFDSYQLEEDELQRGSQAKGVLTFMEPVSEDPEPQDRYHGIYFAMLLAGVGFLLPYNSFITDVDYLHHKYPGTSIVFDMSLTYILVALVAVILNNALVELLSLHTRISVGYLFALGPLLFVSICDVWLELFTRRQAYAINLVAVGVVAFGCTVQQSSFYGYTGLLPKRYTQGVMTGESTAGVIISLSRIFTKLLLSDEKENTVIFFFISIGMELTCFILHLLVKRTRFVRYYTSCPRKGRPEPRRASDHGTGYRVHHDVTAEDIRFEDRPQGQLASPHGSPGPEAELAGSGTYMRFDVPTPKIKRSWPSFRAMLLHRYVVSRLIWAYMLSIAMTYFITLCLFPGLESEIHNCTLGEWLPILIMAIFNLSDFVGKILAALPYDWRGTHLLVYSCLRVVFIPLFIMCVYPNGQPAFGHPAWPCVFSLLMGITNGYFGSVPMILAAGKGTP is encoded by the exons ATGAATCCCCAAGATGGGAAGCCTTTTTTTTGCCAGAACAAAATAATCACGGTGATAAAATCATCCCCCGTGGAAGCGCCTCCTTTTGGCAAGGACCCTTTTCCCGATTATAATCATCATCATCTCATCCCCAATGGAAGCATCCTCTGCTCTTTCCCGCACTCTGCGCCCACCCGGAGAGGTGACAGGCCCCGGCCCTCCTCCCT ACCGTCCACGATGGGATCAGTGGGAACAGAGCACCTCAAGGAGCTGAGCCCCATGGGGACACCTGAAGGCAACGTGGTGATGAGCTTCAGCTTCGACAGCTACCAGCTGGAGGAGGACGAGCTGCAGCGGGGCAGCCAGGCCAAGGGCGTGCTCACCTTCATGGAGCCAG TTTCTGAAGACCCCGAGCCACAGGACCGATACCACGGGATCTACTTTGCCATGCTGCTGGCTGGCGTTGGATTTCTCCTTCCATACAACAGCTTCATCACGGATGTGGACTACCTGCACCACAAATACCCAG ggACCTCCATAGTCTTTGACATGAGCCTCACCTACATCCTGGTGGCCTTGGTGGCCGTCATCCTCAACAACGCGCTGGTGGAGCTGCTGAGCCTGCACACCCGCATCTCCGTGG GCTACCTCTTTGCCCTGGGCCCCCTGCTCTTCGTCAGTATCTGTGACGTCTGGCTGGAGCTCTTCACCCGACGGCAAGCCTACGCCATCAACCTGGTGGCTGTTGGGGTGGTGGCCTTTGGCTGCACAG TGCAGCAATCCAGCTTCTATGGCTacacagggctgctgcccaAGCGCTACACGCAGGGGGTGATGACAGGAGAGA GCACCGCCGGGGTCATCATCTCACTCAGCCGCATCTTCACCAAGCTGCTGCTGTCGGATGAGAAGGAGAACACCGTCATCTTCTTCTTCATCTCCATCGGCATGGAGCTGACGTGCTTCATCCTTCACCTCCTGGTGAAGCGCACTCGCTTTGTCCGCTATTACACCTCCTGTCCCCGCAAGGGCCGCCCCGAGCCCCGCAGGGCCAGCGACCACGGGACGGGCTACCGCGTCCACCACGACGTCACTGCCGAGGACATCAGATTT GAGGACCGGCCGCAGGGACAGCTGGCATCTCCCCATGGCAGCCCGGGCCCTGAAGCTGAGCTGGCCGGCAGCGGTACCTACATGCGTTTTGATGTGCCCACACCCAAAATCAAGAGGAGCTGGCCCAGCTTCAGAG CCATGCTGCTCCACCGCTACGTCGTGTCGCGGCTCATCTGGGCCTACATGCTGTCCATCGCCATGACCTACTTCATCACACTGTGCCTCTTCCCCGGGCTGGAGTCGGAGATCCACAACTGCACGCTGGGGGAATGGCTGCCCATCCTCATCATGGCCATCTTCAACCTCTCCGACTTCGTTGGCAAG aTCCTGGCTGCCCTGCCTTACGACTGGAGAGGAACGCACCTCCTCGTCTACTCCTGCCTCCGCGTCGTCTTCATCCCCCTCTTCATCATGTGCGTCTACCCCAACGGTCAGCCCGCCTTCGGCCACCCTGCCTGGCCCTGCGTCTTCTCCCTCCTCATGGGCATCACCAACGGCTACTTTGGCAGCGTCCCCATGATCCTGGCTGCTGGCAAA GGAACACCATGA
- the SLC29A4 gene encoding equilibrative nucleoside transporter 4 isoform X2 has product MNPQDGKPFFCQNKIITVIKSSPVEAPPFGKDPFPDYNHHHLIPNGSILCSFPHSAPTRRGDRPRPSSLPSTMGSVGTEHLKELSPMGTPEGNVVMSFSFDSYQLEEDELQRGSQAKGVLTFMEPVSEDPEPQDRYHGIYFAMLLAGVGFLLPYNSFITDVDYLHHKYPGTSIVFDMSLTYILVALVAVILNNALVELLSLHTRISVGYLFALGPLLFVSICDVWLELFTRRQAYAINLVAVGVVAFGCTVQQSSFYGYTGLLPKRYTQGVMTGESTAGVIISLSRIFTKLLLSDEKENTVIFFFISIGMELTCFILHLLVKRTRFVRYYTSCPRKGRPEPRRASDHGTGYRVHHDVTAEDIRFEDRPQGQLASPHGSPGPEAELAGSGTYMRFDVPTPKIKRSWPSFRAMLLHRYVVSRLIWAYMLSIAMTYFITLCLFPGLESEIHNCTLGEWLPILIMAIFNLSDFVGKILAALPYDWRGTHLLVYSCLRVVFIPLFIMCVYPNGQPAFGHPAWPCVFSLLMGITNGYFGSVPMILAAGKVSPEQRELAGNTMTVSYMTGLTLGSAVAYFAYSLTSTSHSSCFYTETSNGSFLGGY; this is encoded by the exons ATGAATCCCCAAGATGGGAAGCCTTTTTTTTGCCAGAACAAAATAATCACGGTGATAAAATCATCCCCCGTGGAAGCGCCTCCTTTTGGCAAGGACCCTTTTCCCGATTATAATCATCATCATCTCATCCCCAATGGAAGCATCCTCTGCTCTTTCCCGCACTCTGCGCCCACCCGGAGAGGTGACAGGCCCCGGCCCTCCTCCCT ACCGTCCACGATGGGATCAGTGGGAACAGAGCACCTCAAGGAGCTGAGCCCCATGGGGACACCTGAAGGCAACGTGGTGATGAGCTTCAGCTTCGACAGCTACCAGCTGGAGGAGGACGAGCTGCAGCGGGGCAGCCAGGCCAAGGGCGTGCTCACCTTCATGGAGCCAG TTTCTGAAGACCCCGAGCCACAGGACCGATACCACGGGATCTACTTTGCCATGCTGCTGGCTGGCGTTGGATTTCTCCTTCCATACAACAGCTTCATCACGGATGTGGACTACCTGCACCACAAATACCCAG ggACCTCCATAGTCTTTGACATGAGCCTCACCTACATCCTGGTGGCCTTGGTGGCCGTCATCCTCAACAACGCGCTGGTGGAGCTGCTGAGCCTGCACACCCGCATCTCCGTGG GCTACCTCTTTGCCCTGGGCCCCCTGCTCTTCGTCAGTATCTGTGACGTCTGGCTGGAGCTCTTCACCCGACGGCAAGCCTACGCCATCAACCTGGTGGCTGTTGGGGTGGTGGCCTTTGGCTGCACAG TGCAGCAATCCAGCTTCTATGGCTacacagggctgctgcccaAGCGCTACACGCAGGGGGTGATGACAGGAGAGA GCACCGCCGGGGTCATCATCTCACTCAGCCGCATCTTCACCAAGCTGCTGCTGTCGGATGAGAAGGAGAACACCGTCATCTTCTTCTTCATCTCCATCGGCATGGAGCTGACGTGCTTCATCCTTCACCTCCTGGTGAAGCGCACTCGCTTTGTCCGCTATTACACCTCCTGTCCCCGCAAGGGCCGCCCCGAGCCCCGCAGGGCCAGCGACCACGGGACGGGCTACCGCGTCCACCACGACGTCACTGCCGAGGACATCAGATTT GAGGACCGGCCGCAGGGACAGCTGGCATCTCCCCATGGCAGCCCGGGCCCTGAAGCTGAGCTGGCCGGCAGCGGTACCTACATGCGTTTTGATGTGCCCACACCCAAAATCAAGAGGAGCTGGCCCAGCTTCAGAG CCATGCTGCTCCACCGCTACGTCGTGTCGCGGCTCATCTGGGCCTACATGCTGTCCATCGCCATGACCTACTTCATCACACTGTGCCTCTTCCCCGGGCTGGAGTCGGAGATCCACAACTGCACGCTGGGGGAATGGCTGCCCATCCTCATCATGGCCATCTTCAACCTCTCCGACTTCGTTGGCAAG aTCCTGGCTGCCCTGCCTTACGACTGGAGAGGAACGCACCTCCTCGTCTACTCCTGCCTCCGCGTCGTCTTCATCCCCCTCTTCATCATGTGCGTCTACCCCAACGGTCAGCCCGCCTTCGGCCACCCTGCCTGGCCCTGCGTCTTCTCCCTCCTCATGGGCATCACCAACGGCTACTTTGGCAGCGTCCCCATGATCCTGGCTGCTGGCAAAGTGAGCCCCGAGCAACGGGAGCTGGCAG GGAACACCATGACCGTGTCCTACATGACGGGCTTGACGCTGGGCTCAGCCGTGGCTTATTTTGCCTACAGCCTCACCAGTACGTCCCACAGTAGCTGTTTCTACACTGAAACCTCCAACGGCTCCTTCCTGGGGGGGTACTGA